One window from the genome of Salvia miltiorrhiza cultivar Shanhuang (shh) chromosome 7, IMPLAD_Smil_shh, whole genome shotgun sequence encodes:
- the LOC130991514 gene encoding cyclin-T1-4-like isoform X1 has translation MSFVRPQQPRGGKFHRDHRSSCARNSNMAARATGAATNYSGNYGMDDYNNYRDFTQMYRLDGLMYDRRGPDLEPSSKRRKTSTFACESTRIIYQQQEMYQNDLVRADPCQPSKCYNACADAQLVCKSSAAVAEARSGGTNANALSPSKRDRLNSEDEEVVFMSRDDIEKCSPSRKDGIDQLHETYLRYSYCSFLQNVGASLHLPQTTIGTAMVLCHRFFVRRSHASHDRFLIATAVLFLASKSEETPCALNDVLKASCEILHKQDFSILSYMLPIDWFETYRERMIDAEQLVLTTLNFELTVQHPYESLTSTLQKLGFAQSVLVNMALNFVSEGLRSSLWLQFKPHQIAAGAAYLAAKFLNMNLASCDSIWNEFHTPPSVLKDVAHQLMELF, from the exons ATGTCTTTTGTGCGGCCTCAGCAGCCACGAGGTGGAAAATTTCACAGAGATCATAGATCATCTTGTGCTAGAAATAGCAATATGGCAGCGAGGGCCACTGGTGCAGCTACTAATTACTCGGGGAACTATGGCATGGATGACTACAATAACTACCGTGACTTTACTCAAATGTATAGGTTGGATGGACTCATGTATGACCGTCGTGGGCCTGATCTTGAACCATCTTCCAAAAGGAGAAAGACTTCAACTTTCGCTTGTGAAAGCACCAGGATCATTTATCAGCAGCAAGAGATGTACCAAAATGATCTTGTACGTGCTGACCCATGCCAGCCTTCCAAATGCTACAATGCTTGTGCCGATGCCCAATTAGTCTGCAAAAGTTCTGCAGCTGTTGCTGAGGCCAGGTCTGGTGGCACCAATGCGAATGCTTTGTCTCCATCAAAGCGTGACCGGTTAAATTCTGAGGATGAGGAAGTGGTTTTCATGTCGAGGGATGACATAGAGAAGTGCTCTCCTTCAAGAAAAGATGGCATCGATCAGCTGCATGAAACATATCTACGATACTCGTATTGTTCCTTCCTTCAAAATGTTGGGGCTAGCCTTCATCT ACCACAAACAACCATTGGGACTGCCATGGTGCTCTGCCATCGTTTCTTTGTTCGCCGCTCTCATGCATCTCATGATAGATTT CTGATAGCTACTGCAGTACTCTTCCTGGCTTCCAAGTCTGAGGAGACACCGTGTGCTCTGAACGATGTATTAAAAGCGTCGTGCGAAATTCTCCACAAGCAGGATTTCTCAATTCTCTCATATATGTTACCCATT GATTGGTTTGAAACATATCGTGAACGGATGATTGATGCTGAGCAATTGGTCTTAACAACTTTAAATTTTGAGCTAACTGTGCAGCATCCATATGAATCTTTGACATCTACGCTTCAGAAACTAGGCTTTGCACAGTCTGTCTTGGTGAATATGGCTCTGAACTTTGTCAGTGAAGG ACTGAGAAGCTCACTTTGGCTTCAGTTCAAACCTCACCAGATAGCTGCCGGTGCTGCCTACCTTGCTGCCAAATTCCTAAATATGAATCTTGCTTCATGTGATAGCATCTGGAACGAGTTCCACACACCGCCATCTGTGCTTAAAG ATGTTGCCCATCAGCTGATGGAATTATTTTAG
- the LOC130991514 gene encoding cyclin-T1-4-like isoform X2, protein MSFVRPQQPRGGKFHRDHRSSCARNSNMAARATGAATNYSGNYGMDDYNNYRDFTQMYRLDGLMYDRRGPDLEPSSKRRKTSTFACESTRIIYQQQEMYQNDLVRADPCQPSKCYNACADAQLVCKSSAAVAEARSGGTNANALSPSKRDRLNSEDEEVVFMSRDDIEKCSPSRKDGIDQLHETYLRYSYCSFLQNVGASLHLPQTTIGTAMVLCHRFFVRRSHASHDRFLIATAVLFLASKSEETPCALNDVLKASCEILHKQDFSILSYMLPIDWFETYRERMIDAEQLVLTTLNFELTVQHPYESLTSTLQKLGFAQSVLVNMALNFVSEGVYRRLACTHYDINSWRLIC, encoded by the exons ATGTCTTTTGTGCGGCCTCAGCAGCCACGAGGTGGAAAATTTCACAGAGATCATAGATCATCTTGTGCTAGAAATAGCAATATGGCAGCGAGGGCCACTGGTGCAGCTACTAATTACTCGGGGAACTATGGCATGGATGACTACAATAACTACCGTGACTTTACTCAAATGTATAGGTTGGATGGACTCATGTATGACCGTCGTGGGCCTGATCTTGAACCATCTTCCAAAAGGAGAAAGACTTCAACTTTCGCTTGTGAAAGCACCAGGATCATTTATCAGCAGCAAGAGATGTACCAAAATGATCTTGTACGTGCTGACCCATGCCAGCCTTCCAAATGCTACAATGCTTGTGCCGATGCCCAATTAGTCTGCAAAAGTTCTGCAGCTGTTGCTGAGGCCAGGTCTGGTGGCACCAATGCGAATGCTTTGTCTCCATCAAAGCGTGACCGGTTAAATTCTGAGGATGAGGAAGTGGTTTTCATGTCGAGGGATGACATAGAGAAGTGCTCTCCTTCAAGAAAAGATGGCATCGATCAGCTGCATGAAACATATCTACGATACTCGTATTGTTCCTTCCTTCAAAATGTTGGGGCTAGCCTTCATCT ACCACAAACAACCATTGGGACTGCCATGGTGCTCTGCCATCGTTTCTTTGTTCGCCGCTCTCATGCATCTCATGATAGATTT CTGATAGCTACTGCAGTACTCTTCCTGGCTTCCAAGTCTGAGGAGACACCGTGTGCTCTGAACGATGTATTAAAAGCGTCGTGCGAAATTCTCCACAAGCAGGATTTCTCAATTCTCTCATATATGTTACCCATT GATTGGTTTGAAACATATCGTGAACGGATGATTGATGCTGAGCAATTGGTCTTAACAACTTTAAATTTTGAGCTAACTGTGCAGCATCCATATGAATCTTTGACATCTACGCTTCAGAAACTAGGCTTTGCACAGTCTGTCTTGGTGAATATGGCTCTGAACTTTGTCAGTGAAGG GGTTTATAGAAGATTAGCATGCACCCATTATGATATTAATAGCTGGAGGTTGATCTGCTGA
- the LOC130991514 gene encoding cyclin-T1-4-like isoform X3, translating to MSFVRPQQPRGGKFHRDHRSSCARNSNMAARATGAATNYSGNYGMDDYNNYRDFTQMYRLDGLMYDRRGPDLEPSSKRRKTSTFACESTRIIYQQQEMYQNDLVRADPCQPSKCYNACADAQLVCKSSAAVAEARSGGTNANALSPSKRDRLNSEDEEVVFMSRDDIEKCSPSRKDGIDQLHETYLRYSYCSFLQNVGASLHLPQTTIGTAMVLCHRFFVRRSHASHDRFLIATAVLFLASKSEETPCALNDVLKASCEILHKQDFSILSYMLPIDWFETYRERMIDAEQLVLTTLNFELTVQHPYESLTSTLQKLGFAQSVLVNMALNFVSEGQEYKCLIQHP from the exons ATGTCTTTTGTGCGGCCTCAGCAGCCACGAGGTGGAAAATTTCACAGAGATCATAGATCATCTTGTGCTAGAAATAGCAATATGGCAGCGAGGGCCACTGGTGCAGCTACTAATTACTCGGGGAACTATGGCATGGATGACTACAATAACTACCGTGACTTTACTCAAATGTATAGGTTGGATGGACTCATGTATGACCGTCGTGGGCCTGATCTTGAACCATCTTCCAAAAGGAGAAAGACTTCAACTTTCGCTTGTGAAAGCACCAGGATCATTTATCAGCAGCAAGAGATGTACCAAAATGATCTTGTACGTGCTGACCCATGCCAGCCTTCCAAATGCTACAATGCTTGTGCCGATGCCCAATTAGTCTGCAAAAGTTCTGCAGCTGTTGCTGAGGCCAGGTCTGGTGGCACCAATGCGAATGCTTTGTCTCCATCAAAGCGTGACCGGTTAAATTCTGAGGATGAGGAAGTGGTTTTCATGTCGAGGGATGACATAGAGAAGTGCTCTCCTTCAAGAAAAGATGGCATCGATCAGCTGCATGAAACATATCTACGATACTCGTATTGTTCCTTCCTTCAAAATGTTGGGGCTAGCCTTCATCT ACCACAAACAACCATTGGGACTGCCATGGTGCTCTGCCATCGTTTCTTTGTTCGCCGCTCTCATGCATCTCATGATAGATTT CTGATAGCTACTGCAGTACTCTTCCTGGCTTCCAAGTCTGAGGAGACACCGTGTGCTCTGAACGATGTATTAAAAGCGTCGTGCGAAATTCTCCACAAGCAGGATTTCTCAATTCTCTCATATATGTTACCCATT GATTGGTTTGAAACATATCGTGAACGGATGATTGATGCTGAGCAATTGGTCTTAACAACTTTAAATTTTGAGCTAACTGTGCAGCATCCATATGAATCTTTGACATCTACGCTTCAGAAACTAGGCTTTGCACAGTCTGTCTTGGTGAATATGGCTCTGAACTTTGTCAGTGAAGG CCAAGAATATAAGTGTCTGATCCAGCACCCCTAA
- the LOC130991516 gene encoding sugar transport protein 8-like, which translates to MSFAWSWGPMGWLIPSEIFPMETRAVGFAFAVSTNMIFTFVIAQAFLSMLCHMRAHIFYFFSAWILAMGVFVLFLLPETKGVPIDQVEERLWKRHPVWSKFYKEEGSEYGMA; encoded by the coding sequence ATGTCGTTCGCGTGGTCGTGGGGGCCGATGGGGTGGCTGATCCCGAGCGAGATCTTCCCGATGGAGACAAGGGCGGTGGGGTTCGCGTTCGCGGTGAGCACGAACATGATATTTACGTTCGTGATCGCGCAGGCGTTCCTGTCGATGTTGTGCCACATGAGGGCGCACATATTCTACTTCTTCTCGGCGTGGATTCTGGCGATGGGCGTCTTCGTCCTCTTCCTCTTGCCGGAGACGAAAGGAGTTCCGATCGACCAGGTCGAGGAGAGGCTATGGAAGAGGCACCCAGTTTGGAGCAAGTTCTACAAAGAAGAAGGCAGTGAGTATGGCATGGCCTAG
- the LOC130991518 gene encoding uncharacterized protein LOC130991518: MHNPCFHHLCLSNHHQLRNSYILQFFQMISAEPLHSRSDSDELGSSARISFSSEFLDESNFITICPNPEAEREEQEAAERGRAPRPGVDFEFLSGNLTSMIAADELFSEGKLRPFWQIHRAEKLDRISAKPEGSGEAVVGFEPGKKDHEESRVRWFVDDDPSPRPPKCTVLWKELLKLKKQRPSTLTPSSSSSSSSSSSRAEARGEAGRSSEKCSKRMKKEKTRSVSIRIRPVLNVPICTQAKNAALPPLFSLRKGR, encoded by the coding sequence ATGCACAACCCATGTTTCCACCACTTGTGCCTCTCAAACCACCACCAACTCCGTAATtcttacatcctccaattttttcAGATGATCTCCGCGGAGCCCCTCCACTCCCGCTCCGACTCCGACGAGTTGGGGTCCAGCGCCCGGATATCCTTCTCGTCGGAGTTTCTCGACGAGAGCAACTTCATCACCATATGCCCCAACCCCGAGGCGGAGCGGGAGGAGCAGGAGGCCGCGGAGCGGGGGCGGGCCCCGCGGCCGGGCGTTGACTTCGAGTTCCTCTCGGGGAACCTGACGAGCATGATCGCGGCCGACGAGCTCTTCAGCGAGGGGAAGCTCCGCCCGTTCTGGCAAATCCACCGCGCCGAGAAGCTCGACAGGATCAGCGCGAAGCCCGAGGGCTCGGGCGAGGCGGTGGTGGGGTTCGAACCCGGCAAGAAGGATCACGAGGAGAGCCGGGTGAGGTGGTTCGTCGACGACGATCCGTCTCCCCGGCCTCCCAAATGCACTGTTTTGTGGAAGGAGTTGCTCAAGTTGAAGAAGCAACGCCCTTCCACGCTCAcgccttcctcttcctcttcgtcttcctcctcctcgtCCCGAGCTGAAGCTCGGGGCGAGGCGGGGAGGAGTAGTGAGAAATGTAGCAAGAGAATGAAGAAAGAGAAGACGCGATCGGTTAGTATAAGAATTAGGCCGGTTTTGAATGTGCCTATCTGCACGCAGGCGAAGAACGCCGCGCTGCCGCCATTGTTTTCCTTAAGGAAAggcagatga
- the LOC130991519 gene encoding RAN GTPase-activating protein 2, whose translation MENAAKTPNGERRQITIKLWPPSENTRLMLVERMTNNLSTPTIFTRKYGSLGQAEAAKYAKQIEESAFSSANQHYEQEPDGDGSSAVQLYARECSKLILEVLKGGAKLEEKEALKSEVESAPRETFFDISKGQRAFIEADEAQVLLNPLKEAGNSYTKICFSNRSFGLGAAHVAGPILASIKNQLKEVDLSDFVAGRPEAEALDVMNIFSEALEGSHLKYLNISDNALGEKGVRAFEKLLRSQTSLEELYLMNDGISKEAAQAVCELVPSTEVLKVLHFHNNMTGDEGAIAISEILKRCPLLEDFRCSSTRVGSEGGIALTEALAQCGNLKKLDLRDNMFGVEAGVKLSEALKKHENLTEIYLSYLNLEDDGAVAIANALKESAPSLAVLEMSGNDITSEAATSLAACIASKKSLVKLNLSENDLKDNGAILISKAFGEGHDQLKEVDMSQNSLTTTARKLAQALVHLPGFKLLNVNGNFISEEDIDELRSIFKECQEKLGPLDENDPEGNDFDDKEGEDEDGGSQDELEEKLKKLDVNQDN comes from the coding sequence ATGGAGAACGCCGCCAAAACACCAAATGGAGAACGCCGCCAAATCACTATTAAGCTCTGGCCTCCTAGTGAAAACACTCGGCTGATGTTAGTTGAGCGAATGACGAATAATCTCTCCACGCCAACAATTTTCACCAGGAAGTACGGCAGTCTCGGTCAAGCAGAGGCTGCAAAATATGCTAAACAAATTGAGGAATCCGCATTTTCTTCAGCAAATCAGCACTATGAACAAGAGCCCGATGGTGATGGAAGTTCTGCTGTGCAGTTGTATGCCAGAGAATGCAGTAAGCTGATACTGGAAGTTCTTAAGGGGGGTGCCAAACTAGAGGAAAAAGAAGCATTGAAATCCGAGGTTGAATCTGCTCCTCGTGAGACCTTTTTCGATATTTCCAAAGGACAGAGAGCATTTATTGAAGCAGATGAGGCCCAAGTACTATTGAATCCCTTGAAAGAAGCTGGAAATTCTTACACTAAAATATGCTTTAGCAATCGAAGTTTTGGTCTAGGTGCAGCTCATGTTGCTGGACCAATCCTGGCTTCCATTAAGAACCAACTGAAGGAAGTGGATCTGTCAGATTTTGTTGCTGGAAGACCAGAGGCTGAAGCTCTTGATGTTATGAATATTTTCTCTGAAGCTCTGGAGGGTTCTCATTTAAAATATCTGAATATCTCTGACAATGCATTGGGTGAGAAGGGAGTAAGAGCATTTGAAAAGCTATTAAGATCTCAAACTAGCTTGGAGGAACTTTACCTGATGAATGATGGAATTTCAAAGGAAGCTGCACAAGCTGTTTGTGAGTTGGTGCCTTCTACGGAGGTACTCAAAGTACTTCATTTTCATAATAACATGACAGGAGATGAGGGGGCTATTGCTATTTCTGAGATTCTAAAGCGTTGCCCTTTATTGGAGGACTTCCGATGCTCATCCACCCGAGTTGGTTCTGAAGGAGGGATTGCCTTGACTGAAGCACTTGCACAATGTGGGAATCTGAAGAAACTGGATCTTCGGGACAACATGTTTGGTGTGGAGGCTGGTGTCAAGCTGAGTGAGGCTCTCAAGAAACATGAGAATCTCACTGAGATTTATTTGAGCTACTTGAATCTGGAAGATGATGGTGCAGTAGCAATAGCCAATGCTCTGAAGGAGTCAGCACCCTCACTTGCGGTGTTGGAGATGTCTGGAAATGATATAACTTCTGAAGCTGCTACCAGCTTAGCTGCTTGCATCGCTAGTAAGAAGTCTTTGGTGAAGTTGAACCTGTCAGAGAATGATCTTAAGGATAATGGTGCGATTCTGATAAGCAAAGCATTCGGAGAAGGCCATGATCAGCTCAAGGAAGTTGATATGAGCCAGAATTCTTTAACAACCACAGCTAGGAAGTTGGCTCAGGCGTTGGTGCATTTGCCCGGGTTTAAGCTCCTAAATGTAAACGGGAACTTCATTTCTGAGGAAGATATTGATGAGTTGAGGAGTATCTTTAAAGAATGCCAGGAAAAACTCGGACCCTTGGATGAGAACGACCCTGAGGGTAATGATTTTGATGACAAGGAGGGTGAGGATGAAGATGGCGGTAGCCAGGATGAATTGGAAGAGAAACTCAAAAAGCTTGATGTCAATCAAGATAACTAG